One window of Ziziphus jujuba cultivar Dongzao chromosome 5, ASM3175591v1 genomic DNA carries:
- the LOC107416003 gene encoding cell division control protein 2 homolog D translates to MEKVCSGSAMEAFEKLEKVGEGTYGKVYRAREKATGKIVALKKTRLHEDEEGVPPTTLREVSILRMLSRDPHVVRLMDVKQGQNKEGKTVLYLVFEYMDTDLKKFIRSFRQSGECIPSKIVKSLMYQLCKGVAFCHGHGILHRDLKPHNLLMDRKTMQLKIADLGLARAFTVPIKKYTHEILTLWYRAPEVLLGSTHYSTAVDMWSVACIFAELVTKQALFPGDSELQQLLHIFRLLGTPNEDIWPGVSKLMNWHEYPQWNPQSLSKAVPGLDDDGLDLLAQMLQYEPSKRISAKKAMEHPYFDDLNKAGL, encoded by the exons ATGGAGAAAGTGTGTTCGGGGTCGGCAATGGAGGCGTTTGAGAAATTGGAGAAGGTAGGAGAAGGAACATACGGGAAGGTGTACAGAGCGAGAGAGAAGGCAACGGGGAAGATCGTGGCCTTGAAAAAGACTCGCCTCCACGAGGATGAGGAAGGCGTCCCTCCCACCACTCTCCGTGAGGTCTCCATCTTGCGCATGCTCTCTAGGGATCCCCACGTTGTGAG GTTGATGGATGTGAAACAAGGGCAGAATAAGGAAGGGAAGACGGTGCTGTACTTGGTATTTGAGTACATGGACACCGATCTCAAGAAATTCATTCGCAGCTTCCGTCAATCTGGAGAGTGTATACCTTCCAAAATTGTTAAA AGTCTGATGTACCAACTTTGCAAGGGCGTTGCTTTTTGCCATGGTCATGGAATCTTGCACAG GGATCTTAAGCCTCACAATCTTCTAATGGACCGAAAGACAATGCAACTTAAAATTGCTGATCTTGGACTAGCTCGAGCATTTACTGTTCCAATTAAGAAGTATACTCATGAG ATATTGACGCTGTGGTATAGAGCTCCTGAAGTTCTTCTTGGGTCTACTCATTATTCAACCGCAGTAGATATGTGGTCTGTTGCCTGCATATTTG CTGAGCTTGTCACAAAGCAAGCACTCTTCCCTGGAGATTCTGAGCTGCAACAGCTCCTGCATATATTCAG GTTGTTAGGGACTCCAAATGAAGACATATGGCCAGGTGTAAGCAAACTAATGAACTGGCATGAGTATCCCCAGTGGAACCCTCAAAGCTTGTCTAAAGCCGTTCCTGGTTTGGATGACGATGGGTTGGATCTGTTGGCT CAAATGTTGCAGTATGAGCCCTCCAAGCGTATTTCAGCAAAGAAAGCTATGGAGCACCCTTACTTTGACGACCTGAACAAGGCTGGTCTCTGA
- the LOC107416002 gene encoding protein PIN-LIKES 3 isoform X2 → MELFRLFITASIPVLKVLLVTALGSYLALDRVNILGAETRKHLNTIVFYVFNPALVSSNLAKTITYDSMVKLWFMPVNILITFIIGSILGWIVIQFTRPPTHLRGLILGCCAAGNLGNLLLIIIPAVCKEKGSPFGNSGACYTYGLAYASLSMAIGAIYLWSYVYNIVRISSRSSKDTGGKDFSISKSSRESSISDLGNRTEPLLSSKEFGVTEDDIDHYALPRTLSEGKAELVGFAIGIVPQIRKSLIGDEAPLRVIQDTASLLGEGAIPTLTLIIGGNLLKGLKGSGMQKSIILGIVLARYIALPLTGMLIVKGAIRLGFVHSDPLYQFVLLLQFALPPAMNIGTITQLFGAGESECSVIMLWTYALASISLTFWSTFFMWLVV, encoded by the exons ATGGAGCTTTTTCGACTCTTCATCACCGCGTCGATTCCGGTGTTGAAAGTTTTGTTAGTTACTGCACTCGGCTCTTATCTTGCTCTGGATCGCGTCAACATCTTGGGTGCCGAAACCAGAAAGCACTTAAACACC ATTGTTTTCTATGTGTTCAATCCTGCGCTTGTCAGCTCCAATCTTGCAAAAACAATAACATACGATAGCATGGTTAAGTT GTGGTTCATGCCTGTCAACATCCTTATCACATTTATTATTGGCTCAATTCTTGGATGGATCGTCATTCAATTTACAAGGCCACCTACGCATTTACGTGGCCTTATATTGGGTTGTTGTGCTGCAG GTAATTTGGGGAATCTGCTCCTCATTATAATTCCAGCGGTTTGCAAGGAAAAAGGAAGCCCATTTGGAAATTCTGGCGCATGTTATACCTATGGACTGGCCTATGCTTCACTTTCAATGGCA ATAGGTGCCATTTATCTTTGGTCCTACGTGTATAACATCGTACGGATATCTTCAAGGAGCAGCAAGGATACCGGAGGAAAGGACTTTTCTATCAGCAAGTCGTCCAGGGAATCCTCCATATCAGACCTTGGGAATCGCACAGAACCACTACTTTCTTCCAAGGAATTTGGAGTAACTGAAGATGATATAGATCACTATGCACTGCCTCGCACCTTATCTGAAGGAAAAGCTGAG CTTGTTGGCTTTGCAATTGGAATAGTCCCTCAGATTAGAAAGTCCTTGATAGGAGATGAGGCTCCTCTTCGAGTGATCCAAGACACAGCTTCCTTGTTGGG AGAAGGAGCAATCCCAACTCTCACACTAATAATTGGAGGAAATCTTCTCAAAG GTTTGAAAGGGTCGGGCATGCAGAAATCTATTATTCTTGGCATTGTACTTGCTCGTTATATTGCCCTGCCACTCACAGGTATGTTGATTGTTAAGGGGGCAATTAGATTAGGATTTGTACACTCTGATCCATTGTACCAGTTCGTACTTCTACTTCAATTTGCACTTCCACCTGCTATGAATATAG GAACCATTACTCAATTGTTTGGAGCTGGAGAGAGTGAATGTTCAGTCATCATGCTGTGGACATATGCCTTGGCTTCAATTTCACTTACTTTCTGGTCCACCTTCTTCATGTGGCTTGTGGTCTGA
- the LOC107416002 gene encoding protein PIN-LIKES 3 isoform X1 — translation MELFRLFITASIPVLKVLLVTALGSYLALDRVNILGAETRKHLNTIVFYVFNPALVSSNLAKTITYDSMVKLWFMPVNILITFIIGSILGWIVIQFTRPPTHLRGLILGCCAAGNLGNLLLIIIPAVCKEKGSPFGNSGACYTYGLAYASLSMAIGAIYLWSYVYNIVRISSRSSKDTGGKDFSISKSSRESSISDLGNRTEPLLSSKEFGVTEDDIDHYALPRTLSEGKAEVAVADHLGIKQRFAMLFKKLNLKSLFAPSTIGALVGFAIGIVPQIRKSLIGDEAPLRVIQDTASLLGEGAIPTLTLIIGGNLLKGLKGSGMQKSIILGIVLARYIALPLTGMLIVKGAIRLGFVHSDPLYQFVLLLQFALPPAMNIGTITQLFGAGESECSVIMLWTYALASISLTFWSTFFMWLVV, via the exons ATGGAGCTTTTTCGACTCTTCATCACCGCGTCGATTCCGGTGTTGAAAGTTTTGTTAGTTACTGCACTCGGCTCTTATCTTGCTCTGGATCGCGTCAACATCTTGGGTGCCGAAACCAGAAAGCACTTAAACACC ATTGTTTTCTATGTGTTCAATCCTGCGCTTGTCAGCTCCAATCTTGCAAAAACAATAACATACGATAGCATGGTTAAGTT GTGGTTCATGCCTGTCAACATCCTTATCACATTTATTATTGGCTCAATTCTTGGATGGATCGTCATTCAATTTACAAGGCCACCTACGCATTTACGTGGCCTTATATTGGGTTGTTGTGCTGCAG GTAATTTGGGGAATCTGCTCCTCATTATAATTCCAGCGGTTTGCAAGGAAAAAGGAAGCCCATTTGGAAATTCTGGCGCATGTTATACCTATGGACTGGCCTATGCTTCACTTTCAATGGCA ATAGGTGCCATTTATCTTTGGTCCTACGTGTATAACATCGTACGGATATCTTCAAGGAGCAGCAAGGATACCGGAGGAAAGGACTTTTCTATCAGCAAGTCGTCCAGGGAATCCTCCATATCAGACCTTGGGAATCGCACAGAACCACTACTTTCTTCCAAGGAATTTGGAGTAACTGAAGATGATATAGATCACTATGCACTGCCTCGCACCTTATCTGAAGGAAAAGCTGAG GTGGCAGTTGCTGATCATTTAGGAATAAAGCAACGCTTTGCCATGCTGTTTAAGAAGCTTAACCTCAAGTCGTTATTTGCTCCTTCAACTATTGGAGCT CTTGTTGGCTTTGCAATTGGAATAGTCCCTCAGATTAGAAAGTCCTTGATAGGAGATGAGGCTCCTCTTCGAGTGATCCAAGACACAGCTTCCTTGTTGGG AGAAGGAGCAATCCCAACTCTCACACTAATAATTGGAGGAAATCTTCTCAAAG GTTTGAAAGGGTCGGGCATGCAGAAATCTATTATTCTTGGCATTGTACTTGCTCGTTATATTGCCCTGCCACTCACAGGTATGTTGATTGTTAAGGGGGCAATTAGATTAGGATTTGTACACTCTGATCCATTGTACCAGTTCGTACTTCTACTTCAATTTGCACTTCCACCTGCTATGAATATAG GAACCATTACTCAATTGTTTGGAGCTGGAGAGAGTGAATGTTCAGTCATCATGCTGTGGACATATGCCTTGGCTTCAATTTCACTTACTTTCTGGTCCACCTTCTTCATGTGGCTTGTGGTCTGA
- the LOC107416002 gene encoding protein PIN-LIKES 3 isoform X3, translating to MPVNILITFIIGSILGWIVIQFTRPPTHLRGLILGCCAAGNLGNLLLIIIPAVCKEKGSPFGNSGACYTYGLAYASLSMAIGAIYLWSYVYNIVRISSRSSKDTGGKDFSISKSSRESSISDLGNRTEPLLSSKEFGVTEDDIDHYALPRTLSEGKAEVAVADHLGIKQRFAMLFKKLNLKSLFAPSTIGALVGFAIGIVPQIRKSLIGDEAPLRVIQDTASLLGEGAIPTLTLIIGGNLLKGLKGSGMQKSIILGIVLARYIALPLTGMLIVKGAIRLGFVHSDPLYQFVLLLQFALPPAMNIGTITQLFGAGESECSVIMLWTYALASISLTFWSTFFMWLVV from the exons ATGCCTGTCAACATCCTTATCACATTTATTATTGGCTCAATTCTTGGATGGATCGTCATTCAATTTACAAGGCCACCTACGCATTTACGTGGCCTTATATTGGGTTGTTGTGCTGCAG GTAATTTGGGGAATCTGCTCCTCATTATAATTCCAGCGGTTTGCAAGGAAAAAGGAAGCCCATTTGGAAATTCTGGCGCATGTTATACCTATGGACTGGCCTATGCTTCACTTTCAATGGCA ATAGGTGCCATTTATCTTTGGTCCTACGTGTATAACATCGTACGGATATCTTCAAGGAGCAGCAAGGATACCGGAGGAAAGGACTTTTCTATCAGCAAGTCGTCCAGGGAATCCTCCATATCAGACCTTGGGAATCGCACAGAACCACTACTTTCTTCCAAGGAATTTGGAGTAACTGAAGATGATATAGATCACTATGCACTGCCTCGCACCTTATCTGAAGGAAAAGCTGAG GTGGCAGTTGCTGATCATTTAGGAATAAAGCAACGCTTTGCCATGCTGTTTAAGAAGCTTAACCTCAAGTCGTTATTTGCTCCTTCAACTATTGGAGCT CTTGTTGGCTTTGCAATTGGAATAGTCCCTCAGATTAGAAAGTCCTTGATAGGAGATGAGGCTCCTCTTCGAGTGATCCAAGACACAGCTTCCTTGTTGGG AGAAGGAGCAATCCCAACTCTCACACTAATAATTGGAGGAAATCTTCTCAAAG GTTTGAAAGGGTCGGGCATGCAGAAATCTATTATTCTTGGCATTGTACTTGCTCGTTATATTGCCCTGCCACTCACAGGTATGTTGATTGTTAAGGGGGCAATTAGATTAGGATTTGTACACTCTGATCCATTGTACCAGTTCGTACTTCTACTTCAATTTGCACTTCCACCTGCTATGAATATAG GAACCATTACTCAATTGTTTGGAGCTGGAGAGAGTGAATGTTCAGTCATCATGCTGTGGACATATGCCTTGGCTTCAATTTCACTTACTTTCTGGTCCACCTTCTTCATGTGGCTTGTGGTCTGA
- the LOC107416079 gene encoding AT-rich interactive domain-containing protein 6 isoform X1: MEDKEKMGQDLPKCSDIELVDASVQQEEEKEEEEEGEEEEEEEEEEAPIPPKEDQNPSPSEPLTHPHRGTKHDDDNKNVELPGSDAVKVDTKGNATAAGLGESPDDGKGNGRNIVVENQPKPPKFTSPDRFFTPKAVDKNVGGVNSGLDDTEMAEVEEYATPEDGSTSERAAFMKELESFYRERALEFKPPKFYGEPLNCLKLWRAVIRLGGYDLVTASKLWRQVGESFHPPKTCTTVSWTFRIFYEKALLEYEKYKRQIGEIQLPVGSLPQSTSVEKEASGYQAQGSGRARRDAAARAMQGWHAQRLLGYGEVAEPVIKDKNLNSTAKREKNLRSIGMIPGSLKHKTPTNLEHSEKTITVEADKQLVTAVVDVGPPADWVKINVRETKDCFEVYALVPGLLREEVRVQSDPAGRLVITGQPEQLDNPWGITPFRKVVSLPARIDPLHTSAVVSLHGRLFVRVPFEQGSI; the protein is encoded by the exons ATGGAAGATAAGGAAAAGATGGGCCAAGATTTGCCGAAATGTTCCGACATCGAACTTGTTGATGCGAGTGTTcagcaagaagaagaaaaagaagaagaagaagaaggagaagaagaagaagaagaagaagaagaagaagctccTATTCCGCCAAAGGAGGATCAAAACCCTAGCCCAAGTGAACCCTTAACTCACCCACACAGAGGAACCAAGCATGACGACGACAACAAAAACGTCGAATTGCCTGGTTCTGACGCTGTAAAAGTTGATACCAAAGGCAATGCCACTGCTGCTGGTCTTGGTGAATCGCCAGACGATGGAAAAGGCAATGGCCGTAATATTGTTGTTGAAAATCAACCTAAGCCCCCAAAATTCACTTCTCCTGACAGATTTTTTACTCCCAAAGCTGTTGATAAAAATGTGGGCGGGGTCAATAGTGGTTTGGATGATACCGAG ATGGCCGAGGTTGAGGAGTATGCGACACCGGAAGATGGTTCAACATCTGAGCGAGCAGCATTTATGAAGGAGCTGGAGAGTTTCTATAGGGAGAGAGCATTGGAATTTAAACCCCCGAAGTTTTATGGAGAGCCACTGAACTGCCTTAA GTTATGGAGAGCTGTTATTAGATTGGGCGGCTATGATTTG GTGACTGCATCAAAGTTGTGGCGGCAAGTAGGAGAATCTTTCCATCCTCCAAA GACCTGTACAACAGTCTCTTGGACATTCCGTATATTCTATGAGAag GCGCTTCTGGAATATGAAAAGTATAAGAGGCAAATTGGTGAGATTCAACTTCCCGTGGGATCCCTTCCTCAGTCCACCAGTGTTGAGAAGGAG GCAAGTGGTTACCAGGCTCAAGGATCAGGCAGAGCACGAAGGGATGCTGCAGCTCGTGCAATGCAGGGTTGGCATGCTCAACGTCTTCTTGGATATGGAGAGGTTGCTGAGCCTGTCATTAAG GACAAGAACTTAAATTCTACAGCAAAGCGCGAAAAAAATCTCAGAAGCATTGGTATGATCCCTG GTTCACTGAAACACAAGACACCAACTAACCTGGAGCATTCTGAGAAAACTATAACTGTTGAAGCAGATAAGCA ACTGGTCACAGCAGTTGTTGATGTTGGACCTCCAGCTGATTGGGTGAAGATCAATGTTCGAGAAACT AAAGATTGCTTTGAGGTTTATGCACTAGTCCCCGGGCTTCTGCGTGAGGAG GTGCGAGTTCAATCAGATCCAGCTGGCCGTTTGGTCATAACGGGTCAACCAGAACAACTTGACAATCCTTGGGGTATTACACCATTTAGAAAG GTTGTAAGTTTACCTGCAAGAATCGATCCGCTGCACACATCTGCTGTGGTTAGCCTGCATGGTCGACTGTTTGTGCGTGTTCCTTTTGAACAGGGATCAATTTGA
- the LOC107416079 gene encoding AT-rich interactive domain-containing protein 6 isoform X3, with product MEDKEKMGQDLPKCSDIELVDASVQQEEEKEEEEEGEEEEEEEEEEAPIPPKEDQNPSPSEPLTHPHRGTKHDDDNKNVELPGSDAVKVDTKGNATAAGLGESPDDGKGNGRNIVVENQPKPPKFTSPDRFFTPKAVDKNVGGVNSGLDDTEMAEVEEYATPEDGSTSERAAFMKELESFYRERALEFKPPKFYGEPLNCLKLWRAVIRLGGYDLVTASKLWRQVGESFHPPKTCTTVSWTFRIFYEKALLEYEKYKRQIGEIQLPVGSLPQSTSVEKEAQGSGRARRDAAARAMQGWHAQRLLGYGEVAEPVIKDKNLNSTAKREKNLRSIGMIPGSLKHKTPTNLEHSEKTITVEADKQLVTAVVDVGPPADWVKINVRETKDCFEVYALVPGLLREEVRVQSDPAGRLVITGQPEQLDNPWGITPFRKVVSLPARIDPLHTSAVVSLHGRLFVRVPFEQGSI from the exons ATGGAAGATAAGGAAAAGATGGGCCAAGATTTGCCGAAATGTTCCGACATCGAACTTGTTGATGCGAGTGTTcagcaagaagaagaaaaagaagaagaagaagaaggagaagaagaagaagaagaagaagaagaagaagctccTATTCCGCCAAAGGAGGATCAAAACCCTAGCCCAAGTGAACCCTTAACTCACCCACACAGAGGAACCAAGCATGACGACGACAACAAAAACGTCGAATTGCCTGGTTCTGACGCTGTAAAAGTTGATACCAAAGGCAATGCCACTGCTGCTGGTCTTGGTGAATCGCCAGACGATGGAAAAGGCAATGGCCGTAATATTGTTGTTGAAAATCAACCTAAGCCCCCAAAATTCACTTCTCCTGACAGATTTTTTACTCCCAAAGCTGTTGATAAAAATGTGGGCGGGGTCAATAGTGGTTTGGATGATACCGAG ATGGCCGAGGTTGAGGAGTATGCGACACCGGAAGATGGTTCAACATCTGAGCGAGCAGCATTTATGAAGGAGCTGGAGAGTTTCTATAGGGAGAGAGCATTGGAATTTAAACCCCCGAAGTTTTATGGAGAGCCACTGAACTGCCTTAA GTTATGGAGAGCTGTTATTAGATTGGGCGGCTATGATTTG GTGACTGCATCAAAGTTGTGGCGGCAAGTAGGAGAATCTTTCCATCCTCCAAA GACCTGTACAACAGTCTCTTGGACATTCCGTATATTCTATGAGAag GCGCTTCTGGAATATGAAAAGTATAAGAGGCAAATTGGTGAGATTCAACTTCCCGTGGGATCCCTTCCTCAGTCCACCAGTGTTGAGAAGGAG GCTCAAGGATCAGGCAGAGCACGAAGGGATGCTGCAGCTCGTGCAATGCAGGGTTGGCATGCTCAACGTCTTCTTGGATATGGAGAGGTTGCTGAGCCTGTCATTAAG GACAAGAACTTAAATTCTACAGCAAAGCGCGAAAAAAATCTCAGAAGCATTGGTATGATCCCTG GTTCACTGAAACACAAGACACCAACTAACCTGGAGCATTCTGAGAAAACTATAACTGTTGAAGCAGATAAGCA ACTGGTCACAGCAGTTGTTGATGTTGGACCTCCAGCTGATTGGGTGAAGATCAATGTTCGAGAAACT AAAGATTGCTTTGAGGTTTATGCACTAGTCCCCGGGCTTCTGCGTGAGGAG GTGCGAGTTCAATCAGATCCAGCTGGCCGTTTGGTCATAACGGGTCAACCAGAACAACTTGACAATCCTTGGGGTATTACACCATTTAGAAAG GTTGTAAGTTTACCTGCAAGAATCGATCCGCTGCACACATCTGCTGTGGTTAGCCTGCATGGTCGACTGTTTGTGCGTGTTCCTTTTGAACAGGGATCAATTTGA
- the LOC107416079 gene encoding AT-rich interactive domain-containing protein 6 isoform X2: protein MEDKEKMGQDLPKCSDIELVDASVQQEEEKEEEEEGEEEEEEEEEEAPIPPKEDQNPSPSEPLTHPHRGTKHDDDNKNVELPGSDAVKVDTKGNATAAGLGESPDDGKGNGRNIVVENQPKPPKFTSPDRFFTPKAVDKNVGGVNSGLDDTEMAEVEEYATPEDGSTSERAAFMKELESFYRERALEFKPPKFYGEPLNCLKLWRAVIRLGGYDLVTASKLWRQVGESFHPPKTCTTVSWTFRIFYEKALLEYEKYKRQIGEIQLPVGSLPQSTSVEKEASGYQAQGSGRARRDAAARAMQGWHAQRLLGYGEVAEPVIKDKNLNSTAKREKNLRSIGSLKHKTPTNLEHSEKTITVEADKQLVTAVVDVGPPADWVKINVRETKDCFEVYALVPGLLREEVRVQSDPAGRLVITGQPEQLDNPWGITPFRKVVSLPARIDPLHTSAVVSLHGRLFVRVPFEQGSI, encoded by the exons ATGGAAGATAAGGAAAAGATGGGCCAAGATTTGCCGAAATGTTCCGACATCGAACTTGTTGATGCGAGTGTTcagcaagaagaagaaaaagaagaagaagaagaaggagaagaagaagaagaagaagaagaagaagaagctccTATTCCGCCAAAGGAGGATCAAAACCCTAGCCCAAGTGAACCCTTAACTCACCCACACAGAGGAACCAAGCATGACGACGACAACAAAAACGTCGAATTGCCTGGTTCTGACGCTGTAAAAGTTGATACCAAAGGCAATGCCACTGCTGCTGGTCTTGGTGAATCGCCAGACGATGGAAAAGGCAATGGCCGTAATATTGTTGTTGAAAATCAACCTAAGCCCCCAAAATTCACTTCTCCTGACAGATTTTTTACTCCCAAAGCTGTTGATAAAAATGTGGGCGGGGTCAATAGTGGTTTGGATGATACCGAG ATGGCCGAGGTTGAGGAGTATGCGACACCGGAAGATGGTTCAACATCTGAGCGAGCAGCATTTATGAAGGAGCTGGAGAGTTTCTATAGGGAGAGAGCATTGGAATTTAAACCCCCGAAGTTTTATGGAGAGCCACTGAACTGCCTTAA GTTATGGAGAGCTGTTATTAGATTGGGCGGCTATGATTTG GTGACTGCATCAAAGTTGTGGCGGCAAGTAGGAGAATCTTTCCATCCTCCAAA GACCTGTACAACAGTCTCTTGGACATTCCGTATATTCTATGAGAag GCGCTTCTGGAATATGAAAAGTATAAGAGGCAAATTGGTGAGATTCAACTTCCCGTGGGATCCCTTCCTCAGTCCACCAGTGTTGAGAAGGAG GCAAGTGGTTACCAGGCTCAAGGATCAGGCAGAGCACGAAGGGATGCTGCAGCTCGTGCAATGCAGGGTTGGCATGCTCAACGTCTTCTTGGATATGGAGAGGTTGCTGAGCCTGTCATTAAG GACAAGAACTTAAATTCTACAGCAAAGCGCGAAAAAAATCTCAGAAGCATTG GTTCACTGAAACACAAGACACCAACTAACCTGGAGCATTCTGAGAAAACTATAACTGTTGAAGCAGATAAGCA ACTGGTCACAGCAGTTGTTGATGTTGGACCTCCAGCTGATTGGGTGAAGATCAATGTTCGAGAAACT AAAGATTGCTTTGAGGTTTATGCACTAGTCCCCGGGCTTCTGCGTGAGGAG GTGCGAGTTCAATCAGATCCAGCTGGCCGTTTGGTCATAACGGGTCAACCAGAACAACTTGACAATCCTTGGGGTATTACACCATTTAGAAAG GTTGTAAGTTTACCTGCAAGAATCGATCCGCTGCACACATCTGCTGTGGTTAGCCTGCATGGTCGACTGTTTGTGCGTGTTCCTTTTGAACAGGGATCAATTTGA
- the LOC107416032 gene encoding AT-hook motif nuclear-localized protein 27 yields the protein MAGYNNEPPAETPAHGYVQQLFGPDHLQTHSSSINIIPPPQPSSDSKQEQFHKHHHSESDASGRRPRGRPQGSKNKPKPPIVLTRDSPNALRSHVLEVSSGADVMESVSNYARRRGRGVCVLSGNGTVLNVTLRQAAAAPAVVTLHGRFQILSLSGTVLPPPAPPGAGGLSIFLAGGQGQVVGGCVVGPLVASGPVVLMAASFANAVFERLPLPMVDDQQQPTASQSSGITGVADASSTAALPFPAANYPFSFSGDFLASGGTAARPPF from the coding sequence ATGGCGGGTTACAACAACGAACCTCCAGCAGAAACACCAGCTCATGGCTACGTCCAGCAGCTCTTCGGACCAGATCACCTTCAAACGCACTCTTCCTCCATTAATATTATTCCTCCACCCCAACCCTCATCCGATTCAAAGCAAGAGCAGTTCCACAAACACCACCACTCAGAATCAGATGCTTCCGGGCGCAGACCCAGGGGTCGTCCTCAGGGCTCCAAAAACAAGCCCAAGCCGCCGATTGTCCTCACACGTGACAGCCCCAACGCCCTCCGGTCGCACGTGCTGGAAGTCTCCTCTGGGGCGGATGTCATGGAGAGCGTCTCCAATTACGCCAGGCGAAGAGGGAGAGGAGTGTGCGTGCTCAGCGGAAACGGCACCGTTCTCAACGTCACCCTGCGGCAGGCTGCGGCAGCTCCCGCTGTGGTAACCCTTCACGGACGCTTCCAGATACTTTCCCTCTCGGGGACGGTGCTGCCGCCTCCAGCTCCACCGGGTGCGGGCGGCCTCTCCATATTCTTGGCTGGGGGTCAGGGCCAAGTGGTTGGAGGATGTGTGGTGGGGCCCTTGGTGGCCTCCGGTCCGGTGGTTTTGATGGCGGCTTCGTTTGCCAACGCTGTTTTCGAGCGGTTGCCCCTGCCCATGGTCGACGATCAGCAGCAACCCACCGCCTCACAGTCTTCCGGGATTACAGGAGTCGCCGACGCAAGCAGCACTGCCGCCTTGCCTTTCCCTGCTGCAAACTATCCCTTTTCCTTCTCTGGTGATTTTCTCGCCTCAGGCGGTACTGCGGCTAGGCCacccttttaa